From a single Arachis hypogaea cultivar Tifrunner chromosome 3, arahy.Tifrunner.gnm2.J5K5, whole genome shotgun sequence genomic region:
- the LOC140183621 gene encoding protein MAIN-LIKE 1-like, with protein sequence MEDEDRLYRLNGVAHVAGYIDAKPARVISGVSKQQNMPLHDRIIPYLETAGLYHLARLNSQWFWVDEPLLSAFIERWRLETHTFHMPFGECSITLQDVAYQLGLPIDGKPVSGCLTEFENLMEQGRPAWVWFRELFGELPPQNKVKQMTVCYTWFHERFRVLPADATNETVRIYARAYIMMLLSSQRFADKNANRVHLRWLPYLASLDDLGRYSWGSAALAWLYRCLCRGTNKNVVNLAGPL encoded by the exons ATGGAGGATGAGGATCGCTTGTACCGATTAAATGGCGTCGCTCACGTGGCTGGATACATCGATGCCAag CCTGCTAGGGTGATTAGCGGCGTTAGCAAACAACAGAATATGCCCTTACACGACCGGATTATACCCTACCTGGAGACGGCGGGCTTGTATCATTTGGCTAGGCTGAACAGCCAGTGGTTCTGGGTTGATGAGCCTCTCCTTAGCGCATTTATTGAGCGGTGGCGTCTTGAGACGCACACCTTCCATATGCCCTTTGGTGAGTGCAGTATTACTTTGCAAGATGTGGCATATCAACTGGGTTTGCCGATCGATGGTAAGCCCGTCAGCGGGTGCCTGACTGAGTTTGAGAATCTGATGGAGCAGGGTAGACCAGCATGGGTATGGTTCCGCGAGTTGTTTGGGGAGTTACCTCCACAGAATAAAGTCAAACAGATGACAGTGTGCTACACATGGTTCCATGAGAGGTTCCGGGTTCTCCCAGCAGATGCTACTAATGAGACCGTGCGTATATATGCACGTGCTTATATTATGATGCTATTGTCGTCTCAGCGGTTTGCGGACAAAAATGCAAACCGGGTCCACCTTCGTTGGTTGCCTTATTTGGCATCGTTGGACGACTTGGGCAGATATAGCTGGGGTTCGGCTGCACTGGCCTGGTTGTATAGATGTCTTTGTCGTGGGACGAACAAAAACGTTGTTAACTTGGCCGGGCCACTATAG
- the LOC140182797 gene encoding uncharacterized protein has protein sequence MLRPSGFDVFGFPLASRWATFMPRNDPGDQRLVSARLSLDRLRVHDFVWEPYSSAEVGAVIHSEILADEHRRLWTTVTSLIYFAAIEWHQVDRVLPQFGGLQHLPEPALNIDWLHAKDGRGGDRWFPTYYREWHQHWENRLHSVIWVDRVLDPGPSSDYLEWWCRVAHRFLSPDVAFHDPKPIVLTEEARHRGSSQAPPRVHVYDRPDNRRADRRRRIGTRTTNREWRELADRLEEDIPRADHGDVADFRVPRRRGSRQAGQDGRGGARGRVPSVDDQGTQHGVGEDVVGSASAMDQPTYDVGSSSQLFGNVAPDAFAGYTTAAVGMDIDDPVTESEFYRDIADMLMDDDGTHYRP, from the exons ATGTTGAGGCCTAGTGGGTTTGATGTATTCGGGTTTCCTCTTGCCTCCAG GTGGGCTACGTTTATGCCGAGGAATGATCCAGGGGATCAGAGATTAGTGTCTGCACGCCTTTCGTTGGATCGATTGCGTGTCCACGAT TTTGTGTGGGAGCCTTATTCTTCTGCCGAGGTTGGTGCTGTTATTCACTCGGAGATACTAGCCGACGAGCACCGTAGGCTATGGACGACCGTCACTAGCCTGATATATTTTGCTGCGATTGAGTGGCATCAGGTCGACCGGGTTCTACCACAGTTTGGCGGTCTTCAACATCTCCCTGAGCCAGCTCTGAACATAGATTGGCTACATGCAAAGGATGGCAGGGGTGGGGACAGGTGGTTCCCCACCTATTATCGGGAGTGGCATCAACATTGGGAGAACCGGCTTCATTCAGTCATCTGGGTCGATCGAGTCCTTGATCCCGGTCCATCATCAGACTACCTGGAGTGGTGGTGCCGTGTGGCGCACAGATTCCTATCCCCAGATGTTGCATTTCATGATCCTAAGCCGATTGTGTTGACTGAGGAGGCTCGTCATAGAGGGTCGTCGCAGGCACCTCCTAGAGTGCACGTTTACGACAGACCAGATAACAGGCGAGCCGATCGGCGTCGGCGTATAGGCACCCGTACCACGAATCGAGAGTGGCGAGAGCTGGCTGACCGTTTAGAGGAGGACATCCCTAGAGCTGATCATGGAGATGTGGCAGATTTTCGTGTTCCTCGACGTAGAGGCAGTCGACAGGCAGGGCAGGACGGCCGTGGAGGGGCTCGAGGTAGAGTACCTTCCGTTGATGATCAGGGCACTCAGCATGGTGTTGGTGAGGATGTAGTTGGTTCAGCCTCAGCTATGGATCAGCCGACCTACGATGTGGGTAGTAGCTCTCAGCTCTTTGGGAATGTCGCCCCAGATGCGTTTGCTGGGTATACCACCGCGGCTGTTGGGATGGACATCGATGATCCTGTTACTGAGTCAGAATTCTATAGGGATATAGCAGACATGCTCATGGATGATGATGGGACCCATTATAGGCCATAG